The genomic window GGCGCTCGCCACGACGCCGAGAACACCGGCAGCGGCGATGATCAGCCCACCGACGAGGGCGAACATGTCTGCGGCCATGAGTCCGGCAGGGAACACGAGAACGACGGGCGAGAGCGCGAGCATGACGCCCAACGCCACGTGTGCCCAGTGACTGGACCTGGACGCGCTCGACATGGCCCACAACGCCGTCCCTGCGGACAGCATCCCGAGGATCAGCAGGGCACCGGAGACACCGGTGTCGCCGCCGACAGGTAGCCAAATGGTCGACGCAACCAGGACGACCCCGGTGATCAACACGAGCGCATCGCGAACGACTTCACGAACATTGTCTGACATGGTGTGCCTCCCTCTTAGTTACCTGTGCGAACAAGCACATGTACCGGTATACGCCCATGAGGTCGGTTATGTTCCGCGGAAGGCCGAATTGTGATCCACGAGCCAAATCGTGACGTCTCGTTGCCGCTCGGTGAAGGTTGTTAAGCAACTTCTTCGCAGGCGTAGCCTGGCCGTATGTCCAAGACGTTCGTCGGTGTGCGGCTGCGGCAGTTACGCACCGAGCGCAAGATGAGCCAGGTTGCGCTTGCAGGCCAACTCGAGATCTCGGCGAGCTACCTCAACCAGATCGAGCACGACGTCCGCCCGTTGACCGTGCCCGTGTTGCTCCGCATTTCCGAGGTTTTCGGCGTCGACACCTCGTTCTTCTCCTCCGAGGACGACACGCGACTGGTCGCCGAGCTCCGCGAGGTCGCGCTCGATCAGGACATGGGCATCGTCGCCGACGCGCACGAGATTGCGCAGATGGTGTCCTCGCATCCACAGTTGGCCCGGGCGATGGTCAACATGCACCGGCGCTACCGCAACACGACGGCTCAGCTGGCCGCGGCCACCGAGGAGCGGTTCAGCGACGGCAGTGGCAGCGGCGCGATCAGCAAGCCGCACGAGGAAGTGCGGGACTACTTCTATCAGCGTCAGAATTATTTGCACGAGTTGGACACCGCTGCCGAGGAACTGACGTCCCGCATTCGTTTCCACCGCGCTGACGTCGCAGCCGAGATCGCCAAGCGGTTGCAGAATCTGCACGAGGTTCACATCGTCAACCGAATCGATCTCGGGGAGAACGTCCTGCATCGTTTCGACCCGGACACGCGGTTGCTCGAGATTTCGCCGCACCTCTCCGGCGGACAGAAGATGTTCAAGCTCGCGGCCGAGTTGGCGTACCTGGAGTGCGGCGATCTGCTCGACGACATGGTCGCCGAAGGCGGCTTCACCAGCGAAGAATCGAAAAAGCTCGCGGTCCTCGGTTTCGCCAACTATTTCGCCGCTGCAACAGTCCTTCCATATCATCATTTCCACGATGTGGCGGAGGACTTTCGATACGACATCGAAAGACTGTCGGCGTTCTTCTCGGTCAGTTACGAGACGATCTGCCACCGGTTGTCCACGCTGCAACGACCGAAGCTTCGTGGTGTTCCATTCTCGTTCGTCCGCGTCGATCGGGCCGGAAACATGTCGAAGAGGCAGTCCGCGACCGGTTTTCATTTCTCGTCGAGTGGCGGCACCTGCCCTCTGTGGAATGTCTACGAAACGTTCGCGTACCCCGGCAAGATCATGACTCAGATCGCCGAGATGCCCGACGGTCGCAGCTACCTTTGGATTGCGCGCACGGTCGAACGACGAGCCGCCCGCTACGGTCAGCCGAGCAAGCTGTTCGCGATCGGGCTCGGCTGCGAACTCCGACACGCGAGCCGATTGGTGTACGCGGACGGGCTCGATCTGCAGGGGTCGGCGGTCGCGACACCCATCGGCGCCGGCTGCAGAGTGTGCGAACGCCCGCATTGCCCCCAGCGCGCATTCCCACCACTCGGCAAGGCTCTCGACATCGACGAGCACCGCAGTTCCGTCTCTCCGTACCTCGTTCGGTGAGCCGGTAGGTCTGAGCTACGGGGTCGTATGTCTCGTGGTGCAGTACCGCGGAGATCGGCTCGGCACGACGATCGCGCTCAACGTGATTCGAACTCCCGGAGAAATGTCCCTGCATCTGCGAAAGCCCGAGCTCTCCTGGCCAATGTCGGCGGTTCGGCCGGCTTGCCCTCCCACAACCGATACAGCGTGGACATGGTCAGTACGAGACGTTCGGCGCAATCCCAGGTCGAAAACCGTTCGAATTCCTTCGACTGCATCATGTTTCGACTCGCAGGTGTCGATTCGACTCCTGCGTCGAAATGCTGGCGTCCCGATTCTTCTACCCAGATCCAGTACTCACGCAACGCGCGGATTTCGGCCGTTCCGCACAGCGGTCCGTGACCTGGCACGTACGCCTCGGCGTCCAGCGACAGCAGATGGTCCAGTGCACCCAGCCAGTTGCCGAGAGGGCCGTGCCACAGGATCGGCGTCGAGCCGATGAACAGCAAGTCTCCGGTGAACACGATTCCCGCGTCCGGCACATGTGCGATCAGGTCACCGACGGTGTGCGCCGGACCGAGATACCTCAGCTGCACATCTCGGCTCCCCACGGTGATCTTCTCGGTCACGTCGAAGGTGTGATCCGGCAGCCGAGGGGACTTGCCCGGGAACTGGGCACCCCCGCGCACCCGATTCATATAGCTCCCCATCGCCCCGAGCGGACCCGGGACCCAGCCGATCCGCGATCCCAGCGCGGCGAACGCGTTCACACCCGCCGGAGCTGTCTCCTCTTTCATCGCGTGCAGTGACGCCGAACTGGTGGTGATGCGAACACCCGACGGCAGCGTGTCGTTGCCCCACCAGTGGTCACCGTCGGAATGAGTGTTGACGGCTTCGGTGACAGGTGCGTTCGCGGTGAGCCGGGCGGTCTCGTCTGCGATCTCACGTGCACGCGGAACGTCCCACACCGTATCGATCACCATCGACACCGAACCTGGGTCGACTACCAGTCCTGTGTTCGCCTGGCCCCACCCTCCCGGCTCCCACAGAGACGCCCACACGCCGTCGCCGATCTGCTTCATCGCAGTCCCCGCACTCATGAGCGACGACGCTACCCCACATGACACACCACTTCGTCTGGTTGGTTCGCAACCGAATCGACATCTTGTCAGGTAGCGCGGATCACATCGCGGGTGCAACATTTGCACAAACGAAACACTTTTCAGGTGCGCCGTGAAGCTTGTCGCGCAGAACAGATGGGAACACACCACATGGCTGTCCAGGTCCTGCAGAACTACATCGGTGGGCAGTTCGTGACGCCGTCGGGTAGCGAACTACTCGACGTCGTGAACCCGGTCGACGAGCGCGTCGTCGCCAAATCACCGATCTCCGACGCCTCCGACGTCGATGCCGCCATGACCGCAGCTCGAACAGCCTTCACCACCTGGGGCAAGACAACGCCCAGCGAGCGCCAGAAGGTTCTACTGAAGCTCGCCGACGCCATCGAGGCCGCGAGCGACGAGCTCGTCGACGCACAGAGCCGCAACACCGGCCAGCCCAAGGCCACGATCGCTGCCGAGGAAATCACCGTCGGTGCAGACCAGGTGCGCTTCTTCGCCGGCGCCGCCCGGATGTTGGAGGGCAAGTCTGCGGGCGAGTACATGGAGGGCTTCACCTCCTACGTCCGCCGCGAGCCGCTCGGAGTCGTCGGACAGGTCACGCCGTGGAACTACCCGTTCATGATGGCGATCTGGAAGATCGGGCCGGCGCTGGCCGCAGGAAACACCATCGTGCTCAAGCCGAGCGACACCACGCCCGAAAGCACGCTGGTGTTGGCGAAGATCTCCAAAGGCATCATTCCCGACGGCGTCTTCAACGTCGTGCTGGGCAACGGCGGTACCGGCGCCGCGATCGTCGAACACAAGACACCGGCGCTCGTGTCCATCACCGGTTCGGTTCGGGCGGGTATCGCTGTCGCGGTCGGCGCAGCCAAGGAACTCAAGCGTGCGCACCTCGAACTCGGCGGAAAGGCACCCGCGGTGGTGTTCGACGACGTCGATCTCGACAAGGCAGCAGACGGTATCGGCGACGCCGCGTTCTTCAACGCAGGCCAGGACTGCACCGCGGTCACGCGTGTACTGGTACACGAGTCCGTGCACGACACTTTCGTCGACGCGCTCGTCAAGAAGGCCAAGTTGGTCAAAGTCGGCCTTCCCGACGATCCGGATACGTTCTACGGGCCGCTGAACAACGTCAATCACTTCAGGCAGGTGACATCTAAGGTCGAGGGCATCGGACCGCACGCCACCGTCGTGACCGGAGGGAAGCGCATTGGCGACACCGGCTTCTTCTTCGAGCCGACCGTCATCACCGGAGTGAAGCAGTCCGACCCGATCGTTCAGCAAGAGACGTTCGGTCCCGTCCTCACAGTCCAGAAGTTCTCCGACGAGGCCGAGGCAATCGAATTGGCCAACGACGTCGACTTCGGGCTCGCATCGAGCGTCTGGACCTCCGATCATGCACGTAGTCTTCGCCTCTCGGCGGCACTCGATTTCGGATGCGTCTGGGTCAACTGCCACATCCCCCTCGTCGCCGAAATGCCGCACGGCGGTTTCAAGTACTCGGGTTACGGCAAGGATCTGTCCGCGTACGGCGTCGAGGACTACACCCGCATCAAGCACGTCATGAGCTCGACCGAGACCATCGCATGACCACCCACCCCCTCGACCCGTTGACCACCGAAGAGTTCATCTCGGTTTCAGCCACTCTCGCTCGCGATCACGCCGTCGGCGACGGGTGGCGCTACTGCTCGATCGAGATGATCGAGCCGCCCAAGGCCGAGATCGCCGCGTTCGACGCCGACGGGGCTCGGCCTGCTCGGCGGGCAATGGCAGTGGTGTTGAACCGAACCGACAACGCCACGTTCAAGGCCGTTGTCTCGCTCGACGGTTTCGTCACCGAATCCTGGACGCATATCCCCGACGTCCAGCCGAACTTCACTGTCGACGAGTGGGAAGAAGCCGACGCCGCACTCCGCGCCAATCCCGATGTCATTGCCGCTCTTGCCGATCGAGGAATCACCGATCTCGAGCTGGTGTTCATGGACACCTGGACGTACGGCGAGGCCGTGACACCCGACAAGTACAAGGGTCGACGCCTCGGCTGGTCGGACACGTGGGTCAAGGCAGCCGAGGGCGCCAATCCGTATGCCGGCCCGGTGGGCGGATTTCACTGCGTCATCGACGTCAACACGATGGAACTGCTCGAGATCGAGGACACCTACCGAGTCGAGCGCCCGGAGATCATGGGCGAGTACGTTCCCCGCCACATTCCCGAGCGGATCAGGAATGCGTCGACGAGGCCGCCTCTGAAACCACTCGACATCACCCAGACCGAAGGCCCGTCGTTCGAGCTCGACGGCAATCTGCTGACGTGGCAGAACTGGTCGTTGCGAGTCGGGTTCAACTACCGCGAGGGTATGACGCTACATGCGGTGACGTACGACGACAATGGAAACACTCGGTCCGTGGCCAACCGAATGTCGTTCGCCGAGATGGTCGTTCCGTACCGCGACCACACCGAAGACCACTACCGTCGCACCGCATTCGACATCGGCGAATGGGGTCTCGGCTTCATGACCACCTCGCTCGAACTCGGTTGCGACTGCCTCGGCGAAATTCGGTATCTCGACGCCGTACTGCACAACAGCAAGGGCGAGCCGTACACGATCACCAACGCCATCTGCATCCATGAAGAGGACAACGCCGTCCTGTGGAAGCACGTCGATCACGACGCCGGTGCCGAGGTGAGACGTATGCGACGGTTGACGGTCAGCTTTCACGCCACTGTCGCGAACTACGAGTACCTTGTCTACTGGCGCTTCTACCAGGACGGCAACATCGAGTGCGAGGTCCGCGCAACAGGGATCATGGTCGTGACGCACTTTGCTCCCGGGAGTAGTTTCTCCTCCGGAACCCTCATCGACAATCGCACCTATGCGCCCTTCCACCAGCACTTCCTCGTTGCCAGGCTCGATCTCGACATCGACGGCACCGAGAACACCGTGTATGCCAGTGAGACGCAACAGGTTCCGATGGGTCCCGACAACCCGTACGGTCTCGCGCTCACCCAGGTGAACACTCCGCTGAAGACAGAGTCCGAGGGCAAGCAGGACTACGACTGGCACACCCAGAAGGCGTGGAAGGTCGTCAACGACAACGTCACCAACGGTCTCGGCACTCGTCCGGCGTACAAGCTGGTGCCCGGCGCGGCGATCCCGTCGATGTTCGATCCCAACTCGCCGGTGTTCCAACGGGCGCAGGTCATCGGCCACACCGTATGGGTGACGCCCAATTCTCCTGACGAGCGTTGGCCCAGTGGTGAATTCGTCAACCAGAGCGGAATCGACCACGGTCTGCCGGAATGGACCGAGGCGGACCGGAGCATCGAGAACACCGACGTGGTGGTCTGGTACACCTTCGGCATCCACCACATCACCCGGCCCGAGGACTGGCCGGTGATGCCTGCGGACACAGTGTCGTTCTGGCTCAAGCCCTTCGGCTTCTTCGATCGAAACCCCTCACTCGATGTAGCACCGTCACCGCGTAGTTCCAATCACGGCGTGGCGTGTCACACCGAGCCCGGCAGTTCGTGCCACTAGAGATTCGCAGCGCCGAGGCCGAAGGCCACCTGTACCATCAGATTTCTTCGGCCTCGAAGCGGGCGTTCCGCTTACGTAGGTACCAAATACCCACCCCGACGGCGCCACCACCGACGACGGCTCCGGTTACTCCGCCCGCCCAGGAGCTCGCGTCCGCGAACATGTTCGGCTGCAGCTTCACCAGCACGCCGATGTAGCCGACCAGAATGACCAGGGCGACTACGAAACCACGGACGCGGCCGATCTTCGAGGCGGTGTACAGATTCACTCCGCGAGCCCATGAATAAACAATGGTCAGCGTGGTGACGGAGGTCAGAGCGACCAGAAGGCCCAGTGCGATCCAGGCACCGGTTCGGCCGGCAGTCCAGGCGAGAACAGCTGCCGCGATCATTGCCGCCCACGAGAACAGTTGAAAGCCTATGGCGGAGGCCTCGTTCCACACGTCTCGTTGTCGTTCGTCGTCGTAGAATTCGTCGTCGAGGTCCCCGACGAAACGCATGGTCTTGATGAATGCACTCATGACAGTTCAGCCTTCCTTTCCGAGTTCGACGAGTTCTTCCTGCTCGGCGCGGGCTTCGTCCTCGCGACCCAGGCGCTTCCTGCGGATCAGCCCGCCAATTCCGCAGACGAGTCCGCCGCACGCACCGATCGCCGCCCCCACAGCTATGTACCGTGTGCTGCCGCCGCCGTACTCGGCCAGAAGCGTCACTGCCGCGCCGCCTGCCCCGAGCAGGTAAAGGCCGACAGCGCCGTAGATGCGCGGCCGGGTGATTTTTTGCGAAGTGTGCATATCGAGCCCACGCGACTTGGTGTACCCGAGCACGGCGAACGTCACCGTCAAGAACACCACCACCACCCCGACTGCGATCCAGCTGCCGGTGATCCCGGCGACCCAGGGCAGGATCGCGGCGGCTGCGAGCGAGATCCAGAGAAACAGCTGGAACCCGACCGCCGACGCCTCGTTCCATACGTCGCGCTGCAGTTCGTCGTCGTAGAATTCGTCGTCCAGATCGCCGACGAAACGCATGGCCTTGATGAAGGTGCTCATGCTCGTCACTCCTCTTCCCCGAATAGTATTTCGACAGTGGTGTCCAGAGCTCTGGCCAGCTTCAACGCCAGGTAGACGCTCGGCGCGTAGTCGCCGCCTTCGACGGAGACGATGCTTTGCCTGCTGACCCCGCACGCCTTCCCGAGCTCTGCCTGGGTCAGTCGCGCGGCCTTGCGATGGTCACGCACTGCGTTGGTTTTCAGCGCGTTGGTCATGACAAAAGTCAAGCGGACTTGTCACTAGATGTCAACCCTTCTTGTCATTTCAGGGAGGCCATAGTGATTTACCCCCACGTTGTGCGCTCTTGACCCCCTGACGCGCACAACAGAGGGGTAGATCCGCCGCCACCGTCCACCACCGACGCACACCATCGGCGCCACGATCGCCCGGATGGGTAGTGCGCCAACTTGTTTACAGCGTCGTAACGGACGAAACGAACTCGTCACCGCGCAACATATCCGCGCAATACTCCCCCTTTACTGTCTGCAATCGCGAATACAACTCCGTATACAAGCGAAAGGGCGTCAAAGATGCCTGCACTTCCCCCACGCAAGTTCGCCACGCGCGCGCTGGTCACTCCGGCCGCACTGGCAATGGTCGCCCTGGCACTCACTGCATGCGGCAGCAAAGCAAGCGACACCGCATCCGGCGACGGAGGGTCCACCACAGAGTCCTGCGTGGACACCTCGGGTGACACGATCAAGGTCGGCTCACTGAACTCCCTGTCCGGAACAATGGCCATCAGTGAAGTGACAGTGCGTGATTCGATCGCACTCGCCATCGAAGAGATCAACGCCTCCGGCGGCGTCAACGGAAAGCAGATCGAGGTCGTCGCAGAAGACGGAGCCTCGGAGCCGACCGTCTTCGCCGAGAAGGCAGAAAAGCTCATCAGCAGCGACTGTGTCGCAGCGGTATTCGGCGGTTGGACATCCTCGTCGCGCAAGGCGATGCTTCCGGTCTTCGAAGACAACGACGCACTCCTCTACTACCCCGTTCAGTACGAGGGCCTCGAAGCATCCGACAACATCTTCTACACCGGCGCCACGACGAACCAACAGATCATTCCCGCCCTCGACTACCTCAAGGAACAGGGCGTGACCTCCCTCTACCTGGTCGGCAGCGACTACGTCTTTCCCCAGACCGCCAACCGCGAGATCAAGGCGTACGCAGCAGCCAACGGAATCGAGATCAAGGGCGAGGACTACACCCCGCTCGGTTCGACGGACTTCTCAACCATCGTCAACAAGGTTCGATCGGCCGACGCCGACGCCGTGTTCAACACCCTCAACGGTGACTCCAACGTCGCGTTCTTCCGCGAGTACACAAACGCCGGCCTCAAAGCCGCTGATATGCCGGTTATCTCGGTGTCCATCGCCGAGGAAGAGGTCGCAGGCATCGGTGCACAGAACATCGAGGGCCAGCTGACTGCGTGGAACTACTACCAGACGGTCGACTCACCGGAGAACACGAAATTCGTCGCCGACTACAAGGCCAAGTACGGCGCGGACAAGCCGACCTCCGATCCGATGGAAGCCGCCTACACGTCGGTCTACCTGTGGAAGAACACCGTCGAGAAGGCAGATTCGTTCGCAGTCAGCGACATTCAGGCCGCAGCCGACGGTGTCAGCTTCGCAGCTCCCGAAGGTGAGGTCGTCATCAACGGCGACAACCACCACATCTCAAAGACGGCCCGCATCGGCGAAATCCGTCCCGACGGCCTGATCTACACCGTCTGGGAGTCGCCGGCACCGATCGAGCCCGATCCGTTCCTCGAGACCTACGACTGGGCCGCCGACCTCAACTGATCCCAGGCCCTCCCTGCCAGTGGCACGAATAAGTCCCCTGTAGGGCACTTATTCGTGCCACTGGTGGCGGAGCCGCCTCTCCGAAGGAGCCTTACATGGATGTCGTAGTCGGGCAGCTGTTCACCGGCCTGAGTATCGGATCGATCCTCTTGCTCGCCGCTCTGGGACTCTCGCTGACGTTCGGTCAGATGGGCGTCATCAACATGGCTCATGGTGAATTCATCATGGCCGGTTCGTACACCGCTTACGTCGTACAGCAAGTCGTCTCCACCGGCGGGGCGTCGCTGTTCATCTCTCTGATCGTCGGATTCCTCGTCGGCGGCGCAATGGGCGTGCTGCTCGAGGTCACGCTCATCCAGCGCATGTATCACCGCCCGCTGGATACGCTGCTCGTCACGTTCGGTGTCGGACTCGTTCTGCAGCAATTGGCCCGCGACATCTTCGGTGCACCCGCGGTCAACGTCGTCTCCCCCGGTTGGCTCACGGGCGGCGTCGACATCCTCGGTGCCGTGGTCCCCAAGACACGCATCTTCATTCTCGTGCTCGCGATCATCTGCGTCCTCGCACTGTCGTTCGCGCTCAAGACAACCCCGATGGGCCGACGCATCCGTGCCGTGGTGCAGAACCGCGACCTCGCCGAGACGTCCGGAATCTCTTCCCGCAAGACCGACATCTCGACGTTCTTCATCGGTTCCGGTCTCGCAGGTGTCGCCGGAGTTGCACTGACGCTCATCGGATCGACGAGTTCGACCGTCGGCCAGAGTTACTTGATCGACGCATTCCTGGTGGTCGTGGTCGGCGGTCTCGGCCAGATCAAGGGCGCGGTCATCGCAGCGTTCGCTCTGGGCATCATCAACTCGTTCATCGAGTACAGCACCACGGCATCCATCGCCAAGGTCATCCTGTTCGTCCTCATCGTGATCTTCCTCCAAGCCCGCCCGCAAGGCCTGTTCGCGGTCAAGACAAGGAGTTTGGTGTGAGCACCTTCATTCAGAAACGTGGGGCATGGCTGGGATTTGCCATCGCCGCCATCCTCCTGTTCGCGGTCGCACCCGCCGTTCTCAGCGAGTTCAGGCTCAACCTTCTCGGCAAGTTCATCTGCTACGCCATCGTGGCCGTGGGAATCGGATTGGCCTGGGGCCGCGGCGGAATGCTCACCCTCGGTCAGGGCGTGTTCTTCGGACTCGGCGCGTACATCATGGCAATGCACCTCAAGATCTCCGACGCCGACATCCGCGGCGACGCAGTCCCGGACTTCATGTCCATCGCCGGTATCCGTGAACTGCCGTCGTACTGGGTTCCGTTCCAGTCGCCGTTCGTCACGATCCTCGGAATTCTCTTCGTTCCAGGTCTCGTCGCCCTGGTCCTCGGACTCGGCGTCTTCAAGCGCAGGGTCAAGGGTGCGTACTTCGCGATCCTCAGTCAGGCGCTGGCAGCGGCGTTCGCGATCCTGCTGATCGGACAGCAAAGTACGGGCGGATCCAACGGGCTCAACAGGTTCCGCACGTTCTTCGGGTTCAATCTGAACGACCCGGTCAACAAGCAGATGCTGTTCTTCATCGCCGCAGGAGTACTACTCGCAGTCGTCGCGATCACGCGTCAGCTGATGTACTCCCGTTACGGCGAACTCCTCGTCGCTGTCCGTGATCAGGAAGAGCGCGTTCGCTTCCTGGGCTACGACCCGGCCAACGTCAAGATCGTCGCGTATGTCACCGCTGCCTTCTTCGCGGGACTTGCCGGGGCCCTGTTCGTCCCGATCGTCGGCATCGTCTCCCCCAACGATGTCGGCATCGTTCCCTCCATCGCATTCCTCATCGGCGTCGCGATCGGTGGACGCACCACCTTGCTCGGTCCCGTCCTCGGAGCACTGGGAGTGGCGTGGGCACAGACCACGTTGTCCGAGCAGTTCCCGTCCGGTTGGACATACGCACAGGGCTTGCTGTTCATCGTCGTCGTCGGATTCTTCCCTGCGGGTGTCGCCGGACTCTTCGCCCTGAGGCGACGGAAGAAGGCCGCGGAGAACGAACCAGGCGATGTCGTCGACGTCGAAGAGAAGGAACTGGTCAAATGATCCACATCGACAGCCACCAGCCGACGTTCGGCGGTAACGCCGGTATGTCGAGCCAGTACCTCGAAGTACGCGGTCTCACCGTAAGTTTCGACGGTTTCAAAGCCAACACCGACGTGAATCTCACCCTCATGCAGGGTGATCTTCGGTTCCTCATCGGCCCGAACGGTGCGGGAAAGACAACGCTGATCGACGCCATCACCGGCCTGGTTCCAGCGACGGGCTCCGTCACCAAGTCCGGCGTCGAACTGCTCGGAAAGAAGGTTCACCAGATCGCGCGCCTGGGTGTCGGGCGAACGTTCCAGACTGCCAGCATCTTCGAGCAGCTCACGGTTCTGCAGAATCTGGACATCGCGGCCGGCTCCGGCCGAAAGTGGTCGACAATGCTGCGCAAGCGAAAGACCGTGTCGGACGAGATCGAGGAAGCACTCGAGACCATCGGCTTGAGAGGGGAACGCGACAAGCCCGCCGGCATCCTCGCCCATGGGCAGAAGCAGTGGCTCGAAATCGGAATGCTGTTGGTACAGAACGCTGATGTTCTCCTTCTCGACGAGCCCGTCGCAGGCATGAGCCACGAAGAACGCGAAGAGACCGGCGAACTGCTTCGCCGCATCGGCGGCGAGCGCACGGTGGTCGTCGTCGAACACGACATGGACTTCATGCGTGCGTTCGCTACGTCGGTAACTGTTCTCGCCGGCGGAAAGGTGCTGTCGGAGGGAACTGTCGCCGAGGTCCAGGCGGATCCGAAGGTCCAAGAGGTCTACCTCGGCACGGCTGCCGCTGGTGAAGAACTCGAACAGATCGCAGAAGAGGGAGACGGCCATGCTTGAACTCGTCGACGTACGAACCGGTTACGGCCGAAGCGAGGTCATCCATGGCGCGTCCCTGACGGTACCTGCAGACGGCGTCGCCGCAGTGATGGGC from Rhodococcus sp. P1Y includes these protein-coding regions:
- a CDS encoding SPW repeat domain-containing protein; the encoded protein is MSDNVREVVRDALVLITGVVLVASTIWLPVGGDTGVSGALLILGMLSAGTALWAMSSASRSSHWAHVALGVMLALSPVVLVFPAGLMAADMFALVGGLIIAAAGVLGVVASARKASGGSSASTLVASSASASASVPARAAARP
- the ramB gene encoding acetate metabolism transcriptional regulator RamB, producing MSKTFVGVRLRQLRTERKMSQVALAGQLEISASYLNQIEHDVRPLTVPVLLRISEVFGVDTSFFSSEDDTRLVAELREVALDQDMGIVADAHEIAQMVSSHPQLARAMVNMHRRYRNTTAQLAAATEERFSDGSGSGAISKPHEEVRDYFYQRQNYLHELDTAAEELTSRIRFHRADVAAEIAKRLQNLHEVHIVNRIDLGENVLHRFDPDTRLLEISPHLSGGQKMFKLAAELAYLECGDLLDDMVAEGGFTSEESKKLAVLGFANYFAAATVLPYHHFHDVAEDFRYDIERLSAFFSVSYETICHRLSTLQRPKLRGVPFSFVRVDRAGNMSKRQSATGFHFSSSGGTCPLWNVYETFAYPGKIMTQIAEMPDGRSYLWIARTVERRAARYGQPSKLFAIGLGCELRHASRLVYADGLDLQGSAVATPIGAGCRVCERPHCPQRAFPPLGKALDIDEHRSSVSPYLVR
- a CDS encoding MBL fold metallo-hydrolase, whose translation is MSAGTAMKQIGDGVWASLWEPGGWGQANTGLVVDPGSVSMVIDTVWDVPRAREIADETARLTANAPVTEAVNTHSDGDHWWGNDTLPSGVRITTSSASLHAMKEETAPAGVNAFAALGSRIGWVPGPLGAMGSYMNRVRGGAQFPGKSPRLPDHTFDVTEKITVGSRDVQLRYLGPAHTVGDLIAHVPDAGIVFTGDLLFIGSTPILWHGPLGNWLGALDHLLSLDAEAYVPGHGPLCGTAEIRALREYWIWVEESGRQHFDAGVESTPASRNMMQSKEFERFSTWDCAERLVLTMSTLYRLWEGKPAEPPTLARRARAFADAGTFLREFESR
- a CDS encoding gamma-aminobutyraldehyde dehydrogenase produces the protein MAVQVLQNYIGGQFVTPSGSELLDVVNPVDERVVAKSPISDASDVDAAMTAARTAFTTWGKTTPSERQKVLLKLADAIEAASDELVDAQSRNTGQPKATIAAEEITVGADQVRFFAGAARMLEGKSAGEYMEGFTSYVRREPLGVVGQVTPWNYPFMMAIWKIGPALAAGNTIVLKPSDTTPESTLVLAKISKGIIPDGVFNVVLGNGGTGAAIVEHKTPALVSITGSVRAGIAVAVGAAKELKRAHLELGGKAPAVVFDDVDLDKAADGIGDAAFFNAGQDCTAVTRVLVHESVHDTFVDALVKKAKLVKVGLPDDPDTFYGPLNNVNHFRQVTSKVEGIGPHATVVTGGKRIGDTGFFFEPTVITGVKQSDPIVQQETFGPVLTVQKFSDEAEAIELANDVDFGLASSVWTSDHARSLRLSAALDFGCVWVNCHIPLVAEMPHGGFKYSGYGKDLSAYGVEDYTRIKHVMSSTETIA
- a CDS encoding primary-amine oxidase; this encodes MTTHPLDPLTTEEFISVSATLARDHAVGDGWRYCSIEMIEPPKAEIAAFDADGARPARRAMAVVLNRTDNATFKAVVSLDGFVTESWTHIPDVQPNFTVDEWEEADAALRANPDVIAALADRGITDLELVFMDTWTYGEAVTPDKYKGRRLGWSDTWVKAAEGANPYAGPVGGFHCVIDVNTMELLEIEDTYRVERPEIMGEYVPRHIPERIRNASTRPPLKPLDITQTEGPSFELDGNLLTWQNWSLRVGFNYREGMTLHAVTYDDNGNTRSVANRMSFAEMVVPYRDHTEDHYRRTAFDIGEWGLGFMTTSLELGCDCLGEIRYLDAVLHNSKGEPYTITNAICIHEEDNAVLWKHVDHDAGAEVRRMRRLTVSFHATVANYEYLVYWRFYQDGNIECEVRATGIMVVTHFAPGSSFSSGTLIDNRTYAPFHQHFLVARLDLDIDGTENTVYASETQQVPMGPDNPYGLALTQVNTPLKTESEGKQDYDWHTQKAWKVVNDNVTNGLGTRPAYKLVPGAAIPSMFDPNSPVFQRAQVIGHTVWVTPNSPDERWPSGEFVNQSGIDHGLPEWTEADRSIENTDVVVWYTFGIHHITRPEDWPVMPADTVSFWLKPFGFFDRNPSLDVAPSPRSSNHGVACHTEPGSSCH
- a CDS encoding DUF2029 domain-containing protein, whose protein sequence is MSAFIKTMRFVGDLDDEFYDDERQRDVWNEASAIGFQLFSWAAMIAAAVLAWTAGRTGAWIALGLLVALTSVTTLTIVYSWARGVNLYTASKIGRVRGFVVALVILVGYIGVLVKLQPNMFADASSWAGGVTGAVVGGGAVGVGIWYLRKRNARFEAEEI
- a CDS encoding helix-turn-helix transcriptional regulator, which gives rise to MTNALKTNAVRDHRKAARLTQAELGKACGVSRQSIVSVEGGDYAPSVYLALKLARALDTTVEILFGEEE
- the urtA gene encoding urea ABC transporter substrate-binding protein, encoding MPALPPRKFATRALVTPAALAMVALALTACGSKASDTASGDGGSTTESCVDTSGDTIKVGSLNSLSGTMAISEVTVRDSIALAIEEINASGGVNGKQIEVVAEDGASEPTVFAEKAEKLISSDCVAAVFGGWTSSSRKAMLPVFEDNDALLYYPVQYEGLEASDNIFYTGATTNQQIIPALDYLKEQGVTSLYLVGSDYVFPQTANREIKAYAAANGIEIKGEDYTPLGSTDFSTIVNKVRSADADAVFNTLNGDSNVAFFREYTNAGLKAADMPVISVSIAEEEVAGIGAQNIEGQLTAWNYYQTVDSPENTKFVADYKAKYGADKPTSDPMEAAYTSVYLWKNTVEKADSFAVSDIQAAADGVSFAAPEGEVVINGDNHHISKTARIGEIRPDGLIYTVWESPAPIEPDPFLETYDWAADLN
- the urtB gene encoding urea ABC transporter permease subunit UrtB, whose product is MDVVVGQLFTGLSIGSILLLAALGLSLTFGQMGVINMAHGEFIMAGSYTAYVVQQVVSTGGASLFISLIVGFLVGGAMGVLLEVTLIQRMYHRPLDTLLVTFGVGLVLQQLARDIFGAPAVNVVSPGWLTGGVDILGAVVPKTRIFILVLAIICVLALSFALKTTPMGRRIRAVVQNRDLAETSGISSRKTDISTFFIGSGLAGVAGVALTLIGSTSSTVGQSYLIDAFLVVVVGGLGQIKGAVIAAFALGIINSFIEYSTTASIAKVILFVLIVIFLQARPQGLFAVKTRSLV